A section of the Pseudomonas sp. FP453 genome encodes:
- a CDS encoding sigma-E factor negative regulatory protein, translating to MSRDALQESLSAVMDNEADELELRRVLNAFDDAETRDTWSRYQVARAVMHKDLLIPRLDIAAAVSAALADEAVPAKAARGPWRSLGRLAVAASVTVAVLAGVRLYNQDEIAGAELAQQTQQPVMAGPQVKGPAVLAGYKESSDTTGPMANGVLQGQSGWQDQRLPGYLRQHAQESALKGTETALPYARAASLENR from the coding sequence ATGAGTCGTGATGCCCTGCAGGAATCGCTGTCCGCAGTGATGGATAACGAAGCGGATGAACTGGAACTTCGTCGAGTGCTCAACGCATTTGATGATGCCGAAACCCGTGATACCTGGTCTCGTTACCAAGTCGCTCGGGCGGTGATGCACAAGGATCTACTAATCCCTCGTCTGGATATTGCTGCGGCCGTTTCTGCCGCACTAGCTGATGAAGCCGTTCCGGCAAAAGCTGCTCGTGGTCCATGGCGTAGCCTGGGTCGCCTGGCAGTTGCTGCCTCGGTGACCGTCGCGGTATTGGCAGGTGTTCGCCTGTACAACCAGGACGAAATCGCCGGCGCCGAACTGGCCCAGCAGACTCAGCAACCGGTGATGGCTGGACCTCAGGTCAAAGGCCCAGCGGTACTGGCCGGCTACAAGGAAAGCTCTGACACCACCGGTCCGATGGCCAATGGTGTTCTGCAAGGGCAATCCGGCTGGCAGGACCAGCGTCTTCCAGGCTACCTGCGCCAACACGCTCAGGAATCAGCTCTGAAAGGCACTGAAACCGCTCTGCCCTATGCTCGCGCAGCAAGCCTGGAAAACCGCTAA